A single window of Oreochromis aureus strain Israel breed Guangdong linkage group 7, ZZ_aureus, whole genome shotgun sequence DNA harbors:
- the rgma gene encoding repulsive guidance molecule A, giving the protein MQSPRERSTVRARAGWMVMGERGRPSALEVCRVLAVLFSLFPSVSLQCKILKCNSEFWASTSNAGPEEEFCTALRAYNSCVRRTARTCRGDLTYHSAQHGIEDLMSQHNCSKEGPTSHPRTRTPLPPAPPPVMTDSQERSDGPEVCHYERSLPRNTAPPNYTHCGFFGDPHLRTFGDDFQTCKVEGAWPLIHNKYLSVQVTNTPVVPGSFATATSKLTIIFKNFQECVDQKMYHAETDELPAAFADGSKNGGDRYGANTLRVVEKVPGQHVEIQARYIGTTIVVRQVGRYLTFAVRMPEEVVNSVEEGDNQDLYLCLHGCPANQRIDFRNFRARAAEAHSVSRTRSSTGAHGFTYQSAKTKCKERLPVEDLYFHSCVFDLLSSGDINFTMAAYYAFEDVKMLHSNSKRYHIFEKDAEMNGAEQKGRNLLSVFLVNLLAVLLWTVCL; this is encoded by the exons ATGCAGTCGCCAAG GGAGAGGAGTACAGTGCGAGCCCGAGCTGGATGGATGGTTATGGGGGAAAGAGGGAGACCCTCGGCGCTTGAAGTGTGCAGAGTCCTCGCCGTGCTTTTCTCACTCTTCCCCtctg tgagcctgcagtgcaagatcCTCAAGTGCAACTCTGAATTTTGGGCCTCCACCTCAAACGCTGGACCGGAGGAGGAGTTTTGCACGGCTCTGCGGGCATACAACAGCTGTGTACGTCGGACCGCACGTACCTGCAGGGGTGACTTGACATATCACTCTGCACAGCATGGCATAGAGGACCTAATGAGCCAGCACAACTGCTCCAAGGAAGGACCGACTTCCCATCCACGTACCCGGACCCCGCTTCCTCCAGCACCCCCGCCGGTTATGACCGACAGCCAAGAACGCTCTGATGGCCCGGAAGTGTGCCACTATGAGCGCAGTCTTCCACGCAACACGGCCCCACCTAACTATACCCACTGTGGCTTTTTTGGAGACCCACACCTCCGAACCTTTGGCGACGACTTCCAGACATGTAAGGTGGAAGGAGCCTGGCCACTCATCCATAACAAATACTTGTCCGTCCAGGTGACCAACACTCCTGTAGTACCAGGCTCTTTCGCCACTGCCACAAGCAAG CTGACAATCATCTTTAAGAACTTCCAGGAATGTGTGGACCAGAAGATGTACCACGCGGAGACAGATGAGCTGCCGGCTGCGTTTGCAGACGGCTCGAAGAACGGAGGCGACCGCTACGGAGCGAACACCCTGCGTGTGGTGGAGAAGGTTCCCGGGCAGCATGTGGAGATTCAGGCGAGATACATCGGAACAACCATCGTGGTCCGGCAGGTAGGCCGCTACCTAACCTTTGCCGTGCGGATGCCGGAAGAAGTTGTGAACTCTGTGGAGGAAGGTGACAACCAGGACTTGTACCTGTGTCTTCACGGTTGTCCCGCCAACCAGCGCATCGACTTTAGGAACTTCAGAGCTCGAGCGGCGGAGGCCCACAGCGTCAGCAGGACCAGGAGCAGCACCGGTGCCCACGGCTTTACCTACCAGTCTGCAAAGACCAAGTGCAAAGAGCGGCTTCCAGTGGAGGATCTCTATTTCCATTCCTGCGTGTTCGACCTCCTCTCGTCTGGAGACATAAACTTCACTATGGCAGCCTACTACGCTTTTGAGGATGTTAAAATGCTCCATTCAAATAGCAAAAGATACCACATCTTTGAAAAGGATGCCGAAATGAATGGTGCAGAACAGAAGGGCAGAAATTTACTTTCAGTCTTCCTCGTCAACCTCCTCGCTGTGTTATTGTGGACAGTCTGTCTATAG